In the genome of Lathyrus oleraceus cultivar Zhongwan6 chromosome 4, CAAS_Psat_ZW6_1.0, whole genome shotgun sequence, the window TACTTCGAAAAACTGATGAAAATTGTTGCAACAATCCATTGATCATTTTGGTTCCAACCTCCTAGTATTGCGGGAGGCATACATTTGAACTGATGTTATAAAAACTACCTCTCATAATCTTGCAAGCCCAAGAAGCTATATTTCTGGAACCCACCTTTAGGGGGACTGAAGGTAGTTTGCTTTGTTTGAAGTAACTTATTTCCAGATTCATCTATACATGTCTCAAGACTGCAAGAATGGCAAAAAGATTCCAGATCCGACTCCTGTCATGGTTGAAAATAGCATTTAGGGATAAAATTACTTGTTATCATGTTCCAAGGAATTATCTCCCTGGATTATAATTTTAATCTTTGAAACAGAGTCCATACCTCTATCATCAGGTGTCTTGAGAGGTTGGACAAAGGATATGGATGAAGTTTGTAGCCACCAAAATTTATGTAAGATAAAGCCAGTGAACGAACCTATAAGTACACACAAGGAAAACCAATATCATTACATGTAGAAATTTATGGCAAAAAGAAGTTCTTAAAAGCATTTATATAAAGAATTTAATTCTTTATTTGAAGCATGGTTTCTTTTCAAGCCAAATATCACCAATAGATGTATGCATGCGACAAGTcagaaataaaataaataactaaaaaataaaagagaCAGAATATTAGGAAAAGGTCGCAATCTCTGGTTAAAGTAATTACTTCATTGATATAAGGCTCCATAATGCAGTACTGTAGATATGATGCATCAGCTGCTACAGTTCGGAAGAAATCCATATAATTACCCATTCGGAACGAGCTGAAAAGAGAAAAAAGAATATCGGTAATTGGCATACATTCACATTTTTATTATAGAGAAGTGAGATATAGGCTAATGGGAAAACCAACAAAAAATCCATTTAATTTAACCAATAAAGTAAACAAATTTAATAATAGGAGTGAGATATAGGCTAATGAGAAAGGTTACCGTACGATTCTCCTAGCAAAACGCATTTCTTTTGACTTCAATACTGGAGTTGATACATGACTAAACCATAAAGAAAGAGGTTCTCCCTGTGAACCAGAAACAGCTACATTACATAACCTTAAGAGGTAACAAGGCTGGAATTTATTAacaaaagagagaaaaaaaataaCTAATCATATCAATGATGTAGGGATTAAGTATTAACCATTGGCTTGCTGTGAGAACCAAGATTTAGAAGCACATAGAATGAATGGAACTCAGCTTCATTCTCATGTAAATCGTTTGAATTTCTATTTGCTTCATACAGATTGAATAAAGAAGACAATGTCTTTGTGAGCTGTTCCATGTTGAGATGATGAATGGATGCGATGTTTGGATCACCCGTAGAACACCAGAGCTTGCGATGTGATATAACATGAAATTTCACCTGCGTGATTAGATATACTGCTAAACTTATTATCTGAATTCCATGCGTGAAAGGCTGCGAGAGGAAATAAAAATAACTTTTCAAAGAACAAAAATGTCAGGTCCATGCTTCGATAGGTGTGCTGCACTGTATGACCACTGCAGTCCACCTTTGTCTATATATTGTAAGAAATGTGTAATAACATTCAGATTTTTCATCCTTCAATTTGATATTAGAGCCTATCCTAAATCTCTTAATAGGAAACTCACATTTGTCCACACTAAAGATATCTATCTAGTCTTAGGTGGGGGAGATGGTAGGTTGTAGCCGTCTTCGTTGCAGCCTCTATCACTCTCATTGTGTGGGGGGTGAGGGAGTATGATGAAATCCCACATCTACTAGTAATATGGTCAAACTAGTCCTTAAAAAGCTTGGACAATTCTCATGCTTTGAGATAAATGTTTGGGTTGACCTAGGTATGGCCTAATTCTAAGATTGTATCTATACCTATCAAAGATCTGTTACTAGACCACCATATTTGTTCACGCTTGTTTTGCGAGATGTTTGCTCCTATGGGGAAAATGAGTAGTCTCTTTTTGGAAGCACACTTTGGTTAGTAGTTACAGTTCAATGTTAAACTCTACATAGAGACTTGGAGAAAGAAATATATACTGTAATTCCACAAGAATGTGATTCAACCGATCGAAAAAATAAGGTGGGTAGAATTAAACCAAACTGTTGGAAGTTCCACCTTCATTGTGGTCCACCCCTAGTCGCCTAATTGTGGCATTTGGTTTTCCTTAATTGCAGCCTCCAACACCTTCATTGTGTTGAGTTTGGAGGGGCGGATTTAGTCTCACATTGCTTAGAGATATGACATGTGTAGTGTTGATAAAGCTTGGGTGGCCCCCACCTTACAAGTcggttttgtagggatgagttaggcCTAACTCACACATTCTAAGATGGTATCAGAGCCTATTTATATCTCTTGTTGGCCTTCCTGCATCGTCCACACTTCATGCTCATTGAGACCTAAGTGTGAGGGGTTTTGTTGGAAACTCCGCCTTCATTGTGATCCACCCCTAATCGCCTAATTGCGGCATTTGACTTGCCTTCATTGTATCGCCCAACACCTTCATTGTGTTGGGTTTGAAGGGGTGAATTTAGTCTCACATTGTTTAGAGATATGGCATATGTAATGTTTATAAAGTTTGGGCAACTATCACCTTACAAACCGGTTTTGTAAGAAAGAGTTAGGTTCAACCCACATATTCTAAGATGATAAAAGTATTTGTTAgaatattataaaatattttataatatcATTTATATTAATTTAGAGTATCTTAGATTATTTCTTAGTATCAAATTTGATTATAGTTATTATCAAGATTTGTTCTTAATATATGATTGAGTCTATATATCCTATAAATATGGATTAGTATTGAGCCTTTTGTATAAAGTCAACAGTAATTATCAATAATATTTTTCCTCTCATCTTTTACACATAATCACAAATTCAACAGTACCCAATGTAGGACATAGGCACCCAATAGTATCTAGGTACCTATGTACGCTGCCGAGCATCCCATACTAATCAATGAGAGATGCAGGCACCCCATAACATCCAAATGTCTATCATAACTCATAACAGTGTCTCTGATGAGAGCCTGTCATCTTTCGACGGACAATTGTTCCAAAAACTCCAGCCATAAGTAGTCCTTTTTGAGACATCAGAAACCAGATCTAATACCAATTTGTAACTGGATCAGAATATAAAGAAATATGGTGTTGACTGATGGTAAAATAACTATAACAAATTCCTGAATAGTCGAGAGACAAGAACTCTCAAGAACTCTCAATTCTTATCTTACCAATTACCTCCTTAGTATTTATAACCATCATTGCTTATTTCTCCTAACAAACTCCCTAATTAACCCTCCTTAGTATTTATAATCATCATTGATTCTTTCTCCCTGATTCTCTGACTCTTGTTTATCAAAAGGAATGGATAATAAATTACATATATAGAAAGAGAAACAAACAATGTAAGGATATATACAGAACCAACCCCGAGCAAGCATCACACAATACACATTGAGTCGATCAACCTACCCACCCAGGTTCATAAGAAGCAGGAGATGTAATACCCCTAGCCCAGCGTAGGACTTGTATTTGGAAATATCAGAATCTTCATAGATATTCATCTAGTGTGTTAAATAAATTTTACGGATAAGACAAATAAAACTCAGTTTACTTAAAACTGGAATTTGCAAATCAGGCATCagaaattaaattaaatcatGTACCATAACACAGTCGTAAGAGAAAAGTTTAATTGATAGATGATGAAAAGAAGAAAGCATATAAATCAGAAACATTGGAAAGAGAAAATTATACCATTCCCTCATACATGAAGATAGCTCTCTTGTTTACAATACTTTGCATAGTAAGATCTTGACGTATAGACCTCGTCCTATCAAAGATGAAGTCATGAACTACTTCGAATGGATGCTCCTTAGAATCCAGCAAGCCCAAAAGATAATTTAAAGTATCTTCTAATACAGTAAGAGGTCGCATATCAGATGCTTGGACTTCTTTGATGGATATAGTTCTGCAAAACTGATAAGTGAAATGTCATACGATGCAACCATCCAAGATTAAACTAGCTTAAAAATGAATTCAGCATGATGCTTGAGAGTACATCCTTCCTAAACTAGACAGAAGCACACTTTATAAGGTAAAACAAGATAACACAGGAGTTCGAATTTGATCCTACCTTCTTGACAGCAAGAGCTGGAGATGATTTCCCAGGATTACCATTTAGCCTCTCAAAAACTGCCAAATCTCGAAGTTTCTCGCGCTGGATCCTCTCTCTTTCTGTAGACACAGTGAAAACATTCGAACATAGAAGCTTCATGTAGATATATATTGTGCATGAACTTATAAAGAAAAATAATAGCAACTGATAGTGTCTCAAGATTTAACATGAGACGTGCAAAAATGTTTAGGTGTTACAGTGATTCAACAAAGCTAAGATAGACGACAGAAAGGAAAGCCTTTTTACATTAAATGGAATAAACCGCACAAATGAAATTACACCTCTATTTTTCTTAAAACCAAATCTTCGAATAAGCCATTCAAATTTTTGCCCTTTTTAATATTTTCTCTTGGAGTTTTAGTCTTCCTTTACCTTTAACTACTAGGCTAACATCGACTTGAATAACTCTTTTTACTAGCGCTATTGGTCTTCTCCTCTCATAACCAAACCATCTTAGGCGTTATAAACCATTTTTCCTCTCCAATATATTATTTCTTCTtgtaagtctaagttgtcgatAGCGCACTATAGTTGCGCAACGGCACCTCGCCGCAACGCTATTGGCCTGCGAGGCGTTATCGACGGTAGGGATCATAGCGGCCGCAAATAGCGCTGTCGTGGCGGTTTGTTGGCCGCTCTATTTTCAAATTGGGGACAATTTTGTAAATTCAAATTATTGTTAAGGGTATATGGGTCTTTTCAACCTTTTTAGCC includes:
- the LOC127075636 gene encoding SAC3 family protein C, yielding MMESGNGNRRSSFSQSRRHQFPFNATHQSKVSNFSQRVTPPPTTGSNSNASTSDFNEDSQGSSNFRVLLGTCSYMCPERERIQREKLRDLAVFERLNGNPGKSSPALAVKKFCRTISIKEVQASDMRPLTVLEDTLNYLLGLLDSKEHPFEVVHDFIFDRTRSIRQDLTMQSIVNKRAIFMYEGMVKFHVISHRKLWCSTGDPNIASIHHLNMEQLTKTLSSLFNLYEANRNSNDLHENEAEFHSFYVLLNLGSHSKPMGEPLSLWFSHVSTPVLKSKEMRFARRIVRSFRMGNYMDFFRTVAADASYLQYCIMEPYINEVRSLALSYINFGGYKLHPYPLSNLSRHLMIEESDLESFCHSCSLETCIDESGNKLLQTKQTTFSPPKGGFQKYSFLGLQDYER